The window CCCGACCTGGCAGCTCTTCACCTTGGCGCTGGGCCCGCTGGTCTGGCTGGGCTTGCACCTTTTGCTCACGCGCACGCTGTGGGGCCAGCGCGTGAAAGCCGCCACCCAAGACCGCGAAATGCTCGATGCGCTGGGTGTGAATCCCGCGCCCTTCATGCTGGGGGTGGTGATGTTGGGCTGCGGCTTGGCGGGCTTGGCCGGGGCGCTGCAGTTGCCACGCGAGCCCGCACATTTGCAAATGGACGTGAATGTGGTGGTCGAGACCTTTGTGGTGGTGGTCACAGGGGGCTTGGGCAGCATTGGCGGGGCTTTTGTAGCGGCGGTGCTCATTGGTGTGATCCACGCTTTGGGCTTGAGCTTTTTCCCGCAAGCGACCTTGGTGCTGGTCTTTTTGACCATGGCGGTGGTGCTGGTCTGGCGGCCGCAGGGCCTGGCCGGGACGGCAGCACATGCTGAGCAGCGCGAAAGCGTGCCGGTGTTTGCGCTGTGGCCTGTGGCGGGCTGGGGCCGGGCGCTGTTTGTGGCGGTGTTTGTGGGCTTGACGCTGCTGGCCTGGGGGCAGGGCGATTACGGCCGCAGCTTGGCCGAAGACGTGATGGTGATGATGCTGTTTGGTCTGAGCCTGCAGTGGATGATGGCATTGGGCGGTCTGGTCAGTTTTGGCCATGCGGCGTTTTTTGCGTTGGGTGCCTATGGTGCGGCGCTGTCGCACCTGCACTGGGGCGCTGGTTTGCCAGCGGCATTGGCCGCGGGCATGGCGCTGGCGATGGCTGTGGCTGTGGCGTTTGGCGCTTTGGTGGTTCGCAGCAGCGGGGTGTACCTGGCCATGCTGTCTCTGGCGCTCGCGCAAATGATTTGGGCGGGGGCCACGCAATGGGTGGCCCTGACGGGAGGCGACAACGGCTTGATTGGCTTGCGTTTGATCCCGTCCGAGTCCAGAGTGCTGTGGGACGCGGCGCTGGGTGTCTTCATGCTTTTGGCTGTGGCGGGCATGGCCCGCGTGGCACGCTCCAGCCGGGGCGCGGCTTTGCAGGCTGTGCGGGATGCGCCGCTGCGCGCAGCGGCCAGCGGTTTGCCGGTGCAGGCTTTGCGCTATCAAGTGTTTGTGGGCAGCGCCACCTTGGCGGGTTTGGCCGGGGGCTTGTGGGCCGCGTTCAAAGGGGCGGTGTTTCCGTCGGTGGCCTCGGTCGCCATGTCAGTGGACGCTTTGCTGGTGATTTTGCTGGGCGGTGTGCACCAGCTGTGGGGCGCGGCTGTCGGCAGTGCGCTCTTGGTCTGGGGTGGGGCTGAGCTGGGGCAGGGCCTGGACTATTGGCGCGGTGTTTTGGGCCTGGTGATCATGCTCGTGATGGTCTTGGCGCCCAGTGGTGTGCTGGGCGGGGTGCAGTCCTTGTTGACAGCTTGGCGTTTGGGTAGCAAGGGGGCATTGGCATGATGCGCGCCGCCTACACCCCAAAATGGATCGCTTCGTGCCTCGCGATGACGATGCAAATGTCATTGCGAGCGAAGCGCGGCAATCCAAGGGCTTGCGCATGAGCCTTCAAACAGTTTTACAGGTCAGGGGTCTGGCCAAATTTTTTGGCGGCGTGCGGGCTCTGGACGGGGTCGACTTTGATGTGTCCGCAGGCCAGTGCGTGGCCCTGATCGGCCCCAACGGCGCGGGCAAGTCGACCTGTTTTGCCTGTCTGGCGGGCCAACAGGTGCCCACCGCAGGAGAGGTCTTGTGGCAAGGCCAGTCGCTGTTGGGCAAACCGCCTGCCGAGCGCCAGCGCTTGGGCGTGGCCCGCACCTTCCAGGTGGCACAAACCTTCGAGGCGCTCACGGTGCTGCAAAACATTCAATTGGTGCTGCGCGGCGCTGTGCCACTGGCCTGGTGGGACCGGCTGGACAGCCGCCAGCCCGAGCGGGCGATGCGGCTCGCCGACCAAGCGGGCTTGCAAGCGCAAGCCCATGTCACCGTGGCCGATTTGCCTTACGGCGCCAAAAAACGCCTGGAGCTGGCCATGGCGCTGGCGGGCTTGCCCAACGCTGTTACTGCTGCTGGGGCCGACCCGTCTGCACAATCAGCGCCGTCCTTGCTGCTGCTGGACGAGCCCGCTGCCGGGCTGGCGCTCGCCGAGCGGGCCGAGATGATGGCGCTGGTGCGCCAAGTGGCTTCGCAAGGCGTGACAGTGCTCTACACCGAGCACAACATGGACGCTGTGTTTGGCGTAGCCGACCGGGTGCTGGTGCTGATGCAAGGCCGCCTGGTGGCCGACGGCCTGCCCGACCTGGTGGCGCAAGACCCTCAGGTGCGCGAGCGCTACCTGGGGATGGATTTCGATCCGAACGCCAACCTGAAACCCGATGCGAAAGGCCAACGCGATGCTCACCGTTGAAGGCCTGAACGCCTGGTATGGCCAAGCCCAGGCCTTGTTTGACGTGAATGTGTCGGTGGGCGAGGGCGAGCTGGTGGTCATTCAGGGCCTGAACGGCGCGGGCAAATCCACCCTGCTGCAAAGCCTGATCGGCATTGGCCCCCGGGTGCAAGGCCGCATCATCTGGCAAAACGAACCCATCCAAACCTGGCCTGCGCACCGCCGCGCCCAGGCGGGCTTGGGTTTTGTGGCCGAAGACCGGCGTTTGTTCACGGCTTTGTCGGTCCAAGAAAACCTGTGGATCGCTGCACCCTCGGGTTCAATCGCTCGGGCCACGACCGCCCAACGCTTTGAGCGCGTGATGGCCTTGTTCCCGCAACTGCAAACCATGCTGCACCGTCCGGCCAGCCAAATGAGCGGGGGCGAGCAGCAAATGCTGGCGCTGGCCCGCACGCTCATGACCGGCCCCCGTTTGCTGCTGCTGGACGAGCCTTGTGAGGGCATTGCCCCGGTGCTGGTGGCGGCCATGCGCGATGCGCTGCTGCAACTGGCCCGCGAAGGCGTGGCCATGCTGGTGGCCGAGCAAAACAACATCTTGGCCCAGCATGCCCAGCGGGTCTTGGTGCTGACGAGTGGGCGCATGGACTTGGCGGCATGAGCCCCGCTTGAGGGGGTGGGCATCCCTTACACTGCCTCACCACAATGAGCGGCCCAAGGCGCCAGAGACAAAACACCATGATCATCACCAGCCTTCTCGACACCGACCTGTACAAATTCACCATGATGCAGGTCGTGCTGCACCAATTTCCGGGGGCGCAGGTCGAATACAAGTTCAAGTGCCGCAATCCGGGTGTGCCTTTGGCGCCATTTGTCAAAGAAATCCGGGAAGAAATTCGCTCTTTGTGCAGCCTGACTTTCAAGGAAGGGGAGCTGCAATACCTGCGATCGCTGCGTTTCATCAAGAGTGACTTTGTCGATTTTCTGGGTCTGTTCAAGCTCAATGAAAAGTCCGTGGTGGTCACAGCGCAGCCCTCCGGTGAGATAGACATCACCATCCAGGGCCCTTGGCTGCACACGATTCTTTTCGAGATCCCCGTGCTGGCCATCGTGAACGAGGTGTATTTCCGCAACACGCAAAAAGTGCCTGATTTGATGGAAGGCCGC is drawn from Limnohabitans sp. 63ED37-2 and contains these coding sequences:
- a CDS encoding ABC transporter permease is translated as MGFEALALQLLNGLSHATTLFLMASGLTLIFGVTRIVNFAHGSFFMLGALWSAHAVTNWWPAMADTGWGYGALILMGACVAALLGAFTEVLLLQRMRHAPQLYQLVATFGLTLALHDAMRWFFGPEEVFAPRFPGLKGAVQLGESFFPTWQLFTLALGPLVWLGLHLLLTRTLWGQRVKAATQDREMLDALGVNPAPFMLGVVMLGCGLAGLAGALQLPREPAHLQMDVNVVVETFVVVVTGGLGSIGGAFVAAVLIGVIHALGLSFFPQATLVLVFLTMAVVLVWRPQGLAGTAAHAEQRESVPVFALWPVAGWGRALFVAVFVGLTLLAWGQGDYGRSLAEDVMVMMLFGLSLQWMMALGGLVSFGHAAFFALGAYGAALSHLHWGAGLPAALAAGMALAMAVAVAFGALVVRSSGVYLAMLSLALAQMIWAGATQWVALTGGDNGLIGLRLIPSESRVLWDAALGVFMLLAVAGMARVARSSRGAALQAVRDAPLRAAASGLPVQALRYQVFVGSATLAGLAGGLWAAFKGAVFPSVASVAMSVDALLVILLGGVHQLWGAAVGSALLVWGGAELGQGLDYWRGVLGLVIMLVMVLAPSGVLGGVQSLLTAWRLGSKGALA
- a CDS encoding ABC transporter ATP-binding protein, whose protein sequence is MSLQTVLQVRGLAKFFGGVRALDGVDFDVSAGQCVALIGPNGAGKSTCFACLAGQQVPTAGEVLWQGQSLLGKPPAERQRLGVARTFQVAQTFEALTVLQNIQLVLRGAVPLAWWDRLDSRQPERAMRLADQAGLQAQAHVTVADLPYGAKKRLELAMALAGLPNAVTAAGADPSAQSAPSLLLLDEPAAGLALAERAEMMALVRQVASQGVTVLYTEHNMDAVFGVADRVLVLMQGRLVADGLPDLVAQDPQVRERYLGMDFDPNANLKPDAKGQRDAHR
- a CDS encoding ABC transporter ATP-binding protein; this encodes MLTVEGLNAWYGQAQALFDVNVSVGEGELVVIQGLNGAGKSTLLQSLIGIGPRVQGRIIWQNEPIQTWPAHRRAQAGLGFVAEDRRLFTALSVQENLWIAAPSGSIARATTAQRFERVMALFPQLQTMLHRPASQMSGGEQQMLALARTLMTGPRLLLLDEPCEGIAPVLVAAMRDALLQLAREGVAMLVAEQNNILAQHAQRVLVLTSGRMDLAA